From a region of the Geothrix sp. 21YS21S-2 genome:
- the recD gene encoding exodeoxyribonuclease V subunit alpha — protein sequence MTDDFLQTLDLHRDRASFPRRVVEHLKTLNQEPSALIFAWELSGLAPGLDADRRKRLFAIVLALLSAQAQGHTRMPLVPEPGGPADLLFQAFNLESFDLEAFLRRSAPSLAGDPGEAKPLILEHGWLYSQRLLGHELDLAALAGALKTVTAAPIVDPPEAIFHLRAGRALNPEQRQAVAMALRGGLTLITGGPGTGKTSIVVTILRALLRQPGIRLEDIALAAPTGKAAQRMGESIMESLAQLENPEAIDRELQKAALDPATLHRLLAWHPAEERFRHGPGNPLSARIVIADEASMISQEHLCRLLGALAPGARLVLLGDADQLPSVEEGCAFSDMVKSLAPQCVTLRTSYRMDAGDPEGRNILSVAAAIRTQTDLWEGAEPIHVRATVDDLTFRQVELVDPSPGVMEAFLERWLQKEVTSLEGFLPKVTRTYTFTGGAWSAADLVPLAALFHHFNQFRILCALREAPGLRGVQDLNRHFHKRMLALTGEGLRNPVPFCAGEPVMMTANDYRRGIYNGDQGLVLKVLFDGVLRQAAVFPRPGGFVPFPLDPLRHQLEHAFAMTVHKSQGSEYKRIAIVLPKTNHRALTRELLYTGLTRASKGVVLLAEKERVPFAAGNPSVRESGLAERL from the coding sequence GTGACCGATGACTTCCTGCAGACCCTCGACCTCCACCGGGACCGGGCGTCCTTCCCCCGGCGCGTGGTCGAGCACCTGAAGACCCTGAACCAGGAACCCTCCGCGCTCATCTTCGCGTGGGAGCTGAGCGGCCTCGCCCCCGGCCTGGACGCCGACCGGCGCAAGCGCCTGTTCGCCATAGTCCTGGCCCTCCTGTCCGCCCAGGCCCAGGGCCACACCCGCATGCCCCTGGTCCCCGAGCCCGGCGGCCCCGCCGACCTCCTGTTCCAGGCCTTCAACCTGGAGTCCTTCGACCTGGAAGCCTTCCTGCGCAGGTCGGCCCCGTCCCTGGCCGGGGACCCCGGGGAGGCCAAGCCCCTGATCCTGGAGCACGGCTGGCTCTACTCCCAGCGCCTCCTGGGCCACGAGCTGGACCTGGCCGCGCTGGCCGGCGCCCTGAAGACCGTGACCGCCGCCCCCATCGTGGACCCCCCCGAAGCCATCTTCCACCTGCGCGCCGGCCGCGCCCTGAACCCCGAGCAGCGCCAGGCCGTGGCCATGGCCCTGCGGGGCGGCCTCACCCTCATCACCGGCGGCCCCGGCACCGGCAAGACCTCCATCGTCGTCACCATCCTCCGCGCCCTCCTGCGCCAGCCCGGCATCCGGCTGGAGGACATCGCCCTGGCCGCCCCCACCGGCAAGGCCGCGCAGCGCATGGGGGAATCCATCATGGAATCCCTGGCCCAGCTGGAGAACCCCGAGGCCATCGACCGCGAGCTCCAAAAGGCCGCCCTGGACCCCGCCACCCTCCATCGCCTCCTGGCCTGGCACCCCGCCGAGGAGCGCTTCCGCCACGGCCCCGGCAACCCCCTCTCCGCCCGCATCGTCATCGCCGACGAAGCCTCCATGATCAGCCAGGAGCACCTGTGCCGCCTCCTGGGCGCCCTGGCCCCCGGCGCCCGCCTCGTCCTCCTGGGCGACGCCGACCAGCTCCCCAGCGTCGAGGAAGGCTGCGCCTTCAGCGACATGGTCAAGAGCCTGGCGCCCCAGTGCGTGACCCTGCGCACCAGCTACCGCATGGACGCCGGCGACCCCGAAGGCCGCAACATCCTGTCCGTCGCCGCCGCCATCCGCACCCAGACCGACCTGTGGGAAGGCGCGGAACCCATCCACGTCCGCGCCACCGTGGACGACCTCACCTTCCGGCAGGTCGAGCTCGTGGACCCCTCCCCCGGCGTCATGGAGGCCTTCCTGGAACGCTGGCTCCAGAAGGAAGTGACCAGCCTCGAAGGCTTCCTCCCCAAGGTCACCCGCACCTACACCTTCACCGGCGGCGCCTGGTCCGCGGCCGACCTCGTTCCCCTGGCCGCCCTCTTCCACCACTTCAACCAGTTCCGCATCCTCTGCGCCCTGCGGGAGGCCCCCGGCCTGCGCGGCGTCCAGGACCTCAACAGGCACTTCCACAAACGCATGCTGGCCCTGACGGGCGAAGGCCTGCGCAATCCCGTGCCCTTCTGCGCCGGCGAGCCCGTGATGATGACCGCCAACGACTACCGGCGCGGCATCTACAACGGCGACCAGGGGCTGGTGCTGAAGGTCCTGTTCGACGGCGTCCTGCGCCAGGCCGCCGTCTTCCCGAGGCCCGGCGGCTTCGTGCCCTTCCCGCTGGACCCGCTCAGGCACCAGCTGGAGCACGCGTTCGCCATGACGGTGCACAAATCGCAGGGATCGGAGTACAAGCGCATCGCCATCGTGCTGCCGAAGACCAACCACCGGGCGCTGACGCGGGAGCTGCTGTACACCGGGCTGACGCGGGCGAGCAAGGGGGTCGTGCTGCTGGCCGAGAAGGAGCGGGTGCCGTTCGCGGCGGGGAATCCGTCGGTGCGGGAGTCGGGGCTGGCGGAGAGGCTCTAG
- a CDS encoding PD-(D/E)XK nuclease family protein — protein MDDLDSALFDPLVGHPDFLQLQRERPAVNPMKILGLHDDEASHSRLLARILSHGGPLAFGQAIWPAILPSLPAGPLGADLHEARFKGRAEYRDIDVLLLDEERKLLIAIQTNIWARERPGQISDDQKVLEERFPQWRGLFIFLTPGGRLPRTHNPESRFPCLPLAWAAIREAVAPLREQDESGILRLLAANIKENFMNGEEQNARARALWANPDVARALDVLMKNRPNLGEIGARLVEGVNRFTGKNLTHTVYPSRGEIVEIKIFDTAWEELGLPVTYLFHHYKGSMPAARIFIEAESRKEFKSQLATIALLGKGVIDPDYTPIGDWKQWCRVFDEEEYPERHGITELAFDESTVQALLKKFQVQYIKLDNIMGKYKSLLR, from the coding sequence GTGGACGACCTGGATTCTGCGCTTTTCGACCCCCTGGTGGGCCACCCGGACTTCCTCCAGCTTCAGCGGGAACGCCCGGCCGTGAATCCCATGAAGATCCTGGGCCTCCACGACGACGAAGCCAGCCATTCCCGGCTCCTGGCCCGGATCCTGTCGCACGGGGGCCCCTTGGCTTTCGGCCAGGCGATCTGGCCTGCCATCCTGCCCTCCCTCCCGGCCGGCCCCCTCGGCGCCGACCTGCACGAAGCCCGGTTCAAGGGGCGCGCGGAGTACCGGGACATCGACGTCCTGCTCCTGGACGAGGAGCGCAAGCTCCTCATCGCCATCCAGACCAACATCTGGGCCCGGGAACGGCCCGGCCAGATCTCCGACGACCAGAAGGTCCTCGAGGAACGCTTTCCCCAGTGGCGCGGTCTGTTCATCTTCCTCACCCCGGGCGGCCGCCTGCCCAGGACGCACAACCCCGAGTCCCGGTTCCCCTGCCTCCCGTTGGCCTGGGCCGCGATCCGCGAAGCCGTCGCTCCCCTGCGGGAACAGGACGAATCGGGAATCCTGAGACTGCTGGCCGCAAACATCAAGGAGAATTTCATGAACGGTGAAGAGCAGAACGCCCGGGCGCGGGCCCTGTGGGCCAACCCTGACGTCGCCAGGGCCCTGGACGTGCTCATGAAGAACCGCCCCAACCTGGGCGAGATCGGGGCCCGCCTCGTGGAGGGCGTCAACCGGTTCACCGGGAAGAACCTGACGCATACGGTCTACCCGTCCCGGGGCGAGATCGTGGAGATCAAGATCTTCGACACCGCGTGGGAGGAGCTGGGCCTGCCGGTCACGTACCTGTTCCACCACTACAAGGGCTCCATGCCCGCCGCCCGGATCTTCATCGAGGCCGAGTCCCGCAAGGAATTCAAGTCGCAGCTGGCGACCATCGCCCTGCTGGGGAAGGGGGTCATCGATCCGGACTACACGCCCATCGGGGACTGGAAGCAGTGGTGCCGGGTCTTCGACGAGGAGGAATACCCCGAGCGGCACGGCATCACCGAGCTGGCCTTCGACGAGAGCACGGTTCAGGCGCTGCTGAAGAAGTTCCAGGTCCAGTACATCAAGCTGGACAACATCATGGGCAAGTACAAGTCCCTGCTCCGCTAG
- a CDS encoding APC family permease translates to MRTNDQEAEAALPRDLSLVQAVALNMIDMVGIGPFVVLPLVIGIMGGPQHVLAWVAGAFLALIDGLIWAEFGAAMPRAGGSYVFLRESYGPRWGKLVSFLFIWQTMIQAPLVVASGAIGFAQYLSFLLPLTAASRRVASGTLVVALTFILYRKIATLGRITVALWIGVLGTLAWFIIGGLSHFDAGLAFSYPPGAWDLTWAFWVALGHATVKTTYSYLGYYNVSHLGGEIRDPEKNIPRAILISILGIAAIYLAMQYAVIGVIPWREAAVSPFIVSTLIQRLYGPVAANAATVLVLWIAFASLFAVMLGYSRIPYAAALDGNFFKVMGRLHPTKGFPHVALLWLGATSFVFSLLFTLSQVINAILAMRILVQFIGGAVGVMLLRNRLGKAHLPFRMWLYPMPALVAIVLWASILASTGWRFALAGLGMTLLGVAVFGVVYGFPRRTGP, encoded by the coding sequence ATGCGGACGAACGACCAGGAAGCTGAGGCGGCCCTCCCCCGGGATCTCTCCCTGGTGCAGGCGGTCGCCCTGAACATGATCGACATGGTGGGCATCGGGCCCTTCGTGGTGCTGCCCCTGGTCATCGGCATCATGGGCGGGCCGCAGCATGTCCTGGCCTGGGTGGCGGGGGCCTTCCTGGCGCTGATCGACGGGCTCATCTGGGCGGAGTTCGGGGCGGCCATGCCGCGGGCGGGAGGGAGCTACGTGTTCCTCCGGGAGTCCTACGGGCCGCGCTGGGGGAAGCTGGTGTCGTTCCTCTTCATCTGGCAGACCATGATCCAGGCGCCCCTGGTGGTGGCCTCGGGGGCCATCGGGTTCGCCCAGTACCTGTCGTTCCTGCTGCCGCTCACCGCCGCCTCCCGGCGGGTCGCGTCGGGGACCCTGGTCGTCGCCCTGACCTTCATCCTGTACCGGAAGATCGCCACCCTGGGCCGGATCACCGTCGCCCTGTGGATCGGGGTCCTGGGCACCCTGGCCTGGTTCATCATCGGCGGGCTCTCGCACTTCGACGCCGGGCTCGCCTTCAGCTACCCCCCGGGCGCCTGGGACCTCACCTGGGCCTTCTGGGTGGCCCTGGGCCACGCCACGGTGAAGACCACCTACTCCTACCTCGGCTACTACAACGTGAGCCACCTGGGCGGCGAGATCCGCGACCCGGAGAAGAACATCCCCCGGGCGATCCTCATCTCCATCCTGGGCATCGCCGCCATCTACCTGGCCATGCAGTACGCCGTGATCGGCGTGATCCCCTGGCGGGAGGCGGCCGTGTCCCCCTTCATCGTGAGCACCCTCATCCAGCGGCTCTACGGGCCCGTGGCGGCCAACGCCGCCACCGTGCTCGTGCTGTGGATCGCGTTCGCGTCGCTCTTCGCGGTGATGCTCGGGTATTCGCGGATCCCCTACGCCGCGGCCCTGGACGGGAACTTCTTCAAGGTGATGGGCCGGCTCCACCCGACCAAGGGCTTCCCCCACGTCGCCCTGCTGTGGCTGGGGGCCACCTCCTTCGTCTTCAGCCTGCTGTTCACCCTGAGCCAGGTGATCAACGCGATCCTGGCCATGCGGATCCTGGTGCAGTTCATCGGGGGCGCGGTCGGGGTGATGCTGCTCCGGAACCGCCTGGGCAAGGCCCACCTGCCCTTCCGCATGTGGCTCTACCCCATGCCCGCGCTGGTGGCCATCGTGCTCTGGGCCTCGATCCTGGCTTCCACGGGCTGGCGGTTCGCCCTGGCGGGCCTGGGGATGACCCTGCTGGGCGTGGCCGTGTTCGGGGTGGTCTACGGCTTCCCCCGGCGCACGGGCCCGTAG
- a CDS encoding DUF4382 domain-containing protein: MRAITKVVLPICTALACLLGCGGSSTSPAPTGTLAITLSSDSLPGFSQVVVSLETIEGTMDGSKWFTLGQPKGTVDLMALQNGHGVVVLPASKVYSGTYTQFRLTWSATNYQSAINLPAYVVPEGGSGQVLTMPTTTLVKGSVSVPANGAGQALFMFNGDQGVVSAPTSTTPYRFNATGQAFDPSNCGRILGTLSGPAARLAGVEVYAQTLDGLGTATLVRRAVSDASGNYELDGLPSGSIYFVAAQPANCLAQATSAGTLAAGASLTANLTFAAPVTSGTLTLALTPKSSSTQGTWGELRQSLAAGGVSPNLIVRSRPAVIGSAQDTATFLSVAPGTYGVTAQRSTSGAAPVILPGSQQAVTAGGTTTVTLTFP; this comes from the coding sequence ATGCGCGCGATCACGAAGGTTGTCCTTCCCATCTGCACGGCCCTGGCCTGCCTTCTGGGCTGCGGCGGAAGCAGCACCTCCCCCGCGCCCACGGGCACCCTCGCCATCACCCTGAGTTCGGACAGCCTTCCGGGCTTCTCCCAGGTGGTCGTCAGTCTCGAGACCATCGAAGGCACCATGGACGGCAGCAAGTGGTTCACCCTGGGCCAGCCCAAGGGCACGGTCGACCTCATGGCCCTGCAGAACGGCCACGGGGTGGTGGTCCTGCCCGCGTCGAAGGTCTACTCGGGGACCTACACCCAGTTCCGCCTCACCTGGAGCGCCACGAACTACCAGTCCGCCATCAACCTCCCGGCCTACGTCGTCCCCGAGGGGGGTTCGGGCCAGGTGCTCACCATGCCGACGACCACGCTCGTCAAGGGCAGCGTCAGCGTCCCCGCCAACGGCGCGGGCCAGGCCCTGTTCATGTTCAACGGCGACCAGGGCGTCGTCTCGGCTCCCACCTCCACCACGCCCTACCGCTTCAACGCCACGGGCCAGGCCTTCGATCCCTCCAACTGCGGCCGGATCCTGGGCACGCTCTCGGGGCCCGCCGCCAGGCTCGCCGGCGTCGAGGTGTACGCCCAGACCCTGGACGGCCTGGGCACCGCCACCCTCGTGCGCCGCGCCGTATCGGACGCCTCCGGGAACTACGAACTGGACGGCCTTCCGTCGGGGAGCATCTACTTCGTGGCCGCCCAGCCCGCCAACTGCCTCGCCCAGGCCACGTCCGCGGGCACCCTGGCCGCGGGCGCCTCCCTCACCGCCAACCTCACCTTCGCCGCGCCGGTGACCTCGGGCACCCTGACGCTGGCGCTCACGCCCAAGTCGTCCTCCACCCAGGGCACCTGGGGCGAGCTGCGCCAGTCCCTGGCCGCGGGCGGCGTCAGCCCGAACCTCATCGTCCGCTCCCGTCCCGCCGTCATCGGCAGCGCGCAGGACACGGCCACGTTCCTGTCCGTGGCGCCGGGCACCTACGGCGTCACCGCCCAGCGCAGCACCTCGGGGGCCGCCCCGGTGATCCTCCCCGGGTCCCAGCAGGCCGTGACCGCGGGGGGAACCACCACCGTGACGCTGACCTTCCCCTAG
- a CDS encoding MBL fold metallo-hydrolase, which produces MSRRILLALAAALLTGVFWAVASTTPPRSQRMQHSPQWKDGTFHNPQPLWNDFTGAIGSILRRNPHAAPRSGELPVVRPALETPPASGLRATWLGHSTVYLDIDGTRVLTDPVWGPRASPLSWAGPKRWYAPVIPLGDLPKPHVVVISHDHYDHLDRPTLRAMRDWDVRFVVPLGVGARLEGWGIPKARITELDWWESATAGSLEITCTPARHASGRTPFDKDRTLWAGYAFRGASHRVYFSGDTGLFPGMADIGSRLGPFDLTLIEAGAYGEAWPDWHLGPEQAVKAHELVQGRVLLPIHWGLFDLAAHGWTEPVERVLAAARIRGAAVVVPKPGQGVEPGAPWSQERWWPLLPWKTAAEAPIVATLDGLKPGALTR; this is translated from the coding sequence ATGAGCCGCCGAATCCTTCTTGCCCTCGCAGCCGCCCTCCTGACGGGCGTCTTCTGGGCCGTCGCCTCCACCACCCCCCCGCGGAGCCAGCGCATGCAGCACTCACCCCAATGGAAGGACGGGACGTTCCACAACCCCCAGCCCCTCTGGAACGATTTCACCGGCGCCATCGGCAGCATCCTGCGCCGGAACCCCCATGCGGCGCCGCGCAGCGGGGAGCTCCCCGTGGTGCGGCCCGCCCTGGAGACGCCCCCCGCCAGCGGGCTCCGGGCCACCTGGCTGGGCCACTCCACGGTGTACCTCGACATCGACGGCACCCGCGTCCTCACCGACCCCGTGTGGGGACCCCGGGCCTCCCCCCTCTCCTGGGCCGGGCCCAAGCGGTGGTACGCCCCGGTGATCCCCCTCGGGGACCTGCCGAAGCCCCACGTGGTGGTCATCTCCCACGACCACTACGACCACCTGGACCGCCCCACCCTCCGCGCCATGCGGGACTGGGACGTGCGCTTCGTGGTGCCTCTGGGCGTGGGGGCGAGGCTGGAGGGCTGGGGGATCCCCAAAGCGCGGATCACGGAGCTGGACTGGTGGGAAAGCGCAACCGCCGGCTCCCTGGAGATCACCTGCACCCCGGCGCGCCACGCCTCCGGCCGGACCCCCTTCGACAAGGACCGCACCCTCTGGGCGGGCTACGCCTTCCGCGGCGCCTCCCACCGGGTCTACTTCTCGGGCGACACGGGCCTCTTCCCCGGCATGGCCGATATCGGTTCGCGCCTGGGCCCCTTCGACCTCACCCTCATCGAGGCCGGCGCCTACGGCGAGGCCTGGCCCGACTGGCACCTGGGCCCCGAGCAGGCCGTGAAGGCGCACGAACTCGTCCAGGGCCGGGTGCTGCTGCCCATCCACTGGGGCCTGTTCGACCTCGCCGCCCACGGGTGGACCGAGCCGGTGGAGCGGGTGCTCGCCGCGGCCCGGATCCGCGGCGCCGCCGTGGTGGTGCCCAAGCCCGGGCAGGGCGTCGAGCCCGGCGCCCCCTGGAGCCAGGAGCGCTGGTGGCCCCTGCTCCCCTGGAAGACCGCGGCGGAAGCCCCCATCGTGGCGACCCTGGACGGCCTGAAACCCGGCGCCCTCACCCGCTGA
- a CDS encoding 4a-hydroxytetrahydrobiopterin dehydratase, which translates to MTRPVPLHEPELARALAKLPGWRLEAGKLHRDYQFADFVAAFGFMAGAALVAQGMDHHPEWSNVWNRVRIDLTTHDAGGITALDVKLAEAMEELAGRQPGT; encoded by the coding sequence ATGACCCGACCCGTCCCGCTCCACGAACCCGAACTCGCCAGGGCCCTGGCCAAGCTGCCCGGGTGGCGGCTCGAGGCAGGCAAGCTGCACCGGGACTACCAGTTCGCCGACTTCGTGGCCGCCTTCGGCTTCATGGCCGGGGCCGCCCTGGTGGCCCAGGGCATGGATCACCACCCCGAATGGTCCAACGTCTGGAACCGGGTCCGCATCGACCTCACGACCCATGATGCCGGCGGCATCACCGCCCTGGATGTGAAGCTGGCCGAGGCCATGGAGGAACTGGCCGGCAGGCAGCCAGGCACATGA
- a CDS encoding ADP-polyphosphate phosphotransferase yields the protein MKIDTSPYRVAEGRPLDLGQHPTRVHPLFTSKGQYQDVLADHTAKLGELQGLLYASGSHSVLLVLQAMDAAGKDGIIKHVMSGLNPQGCEVFSFKQPSAEELRHDFLWRTTCRLPERGRIGIFNRSYYEEVIVVRVHPELLAAQGLPGRAVEEETFWTDRFRSIRELEAHLHRNATCIIKVFLHLSKDEQRKRLLERIDEPGKNWKFSSADVAERARWHDYGQAYEACLAATSTAAAPWHVVPADDKKNARLIVSQILLDTLGRLGLAYPDVDKERRQEMKTIRHEL from the coding sequence ATGAAAATCGATACGTCCCCCTACCGCGTCGCCGAGGGCAGGCCCCTCGATCTTGGGCAGCACCCCACCCGGGTGCATCCCCTCTTCACCTCCAAGGGCCAGTACCAGGACGTCCTCGCGGACCACACCGCGAAGCTGGGGGAACTGCAGGGCCTGCTCTACGCCTCCGGCAGCCATTCCGTCCTGCTGGTCCTCCAGGCCATGGACGCCGCGGGCAAGGACGGGATCATCAAGCACGTGATGTCAGGCCTCAACCCCCAGGGCTGCGAGGTGTTCAGCTTCAAGCAGCCCAGCGCGGAGGAGCTCAGGCACGACTTTCTCTGGCGCACGACCTGCCGCTTGCCTGAGCGCGGACGCATCGGCATCTTCAACCGGTCCTATTACGAGGAGGTCATCGTCGTCCGGGTCCACCCGGAGCTCCTGGCCGCCCAGGGGCTCCCTGGGCGCGCGGTGGAGGAGGAAACCTTCTGGACCGACCGCTTCCGCTCCATCCGGGAGCTGGAGGCCCACCTCCACCGCAACGCCACCTGCATCATCAAGGTCTTCCTGCACCTTTCCAAGGACGAGCAGCGCAAGCGCCTTCTCGAGCGCATCGACGAGCCCGGGAAGAACTGGAAATTCAGCTCGGCGGATGTGGCGGAGCGGGCCCGATGGCACGACTATGGGCAGGCCTACGAAGCGTGCCTCGCGGCGACCAGCACGGCCGCGGCTCCCTGGCATGTGGTGCCCGCCGATGACAAGAAGAATGCCCGCCTCATCGTCTCGCAGATCCTCCTGGACACCCTCGGCCGGCTGGGCCTGGCCTATCCGGACGTGGACAAGGAGCGCCGGCAGGAGATGAAGACCATCCGCCACGAACTTTGA
- the tpx gene encoding thiol peroxidase, which translates to MAQITLKGNPIHTSGDLPKEGSAAPPFTLVRTDLAETALGDFAGRRVVLNIFPSLDTPVCATSLRKFNALAGTLPDTSVLCVSMDLPFASGRFCTAEGLTNLVPASCFRNPAFGEAYGIALVDGPMQGLLARAVVVLDGQGQVLHAELVPEITKEPNYEAAAAVLK; encoded by the coding sequence ATGGCCCAGATAACCCTCAAAGGAAATCCCATCCACACGTCCGGGGACCTGCCCAAGGAGGGGTCGGCCGCTCCGCCCTTCACCCTGGTGCGGACCGACCTGGCGGAAACGGCGCTCGGCGACTTCGCGGGCCGCAGGGTGGTGCTGAACATCTTCCCCAGCCTGGACACGCCCGTCTGCGCCACGAGCCTGAGGAAGTTCAACGCCCTGGCCGGGACGCTTCCCGATACTTCCGTGCTCTGCGTGTCCATGGACCTGCCTTTTGCCTCCGGACGCTTCTGCACGGCGGAGGGACTGACGAACCTGGTGCCCGCCTCGTGCTTCCGGAATCCGGCCTTCGGGGAGGCGTACGGCATCGCCCTGGTGGACGGTCCCATGCAAGGCCTGCTTGCGCGTGCGGTCGTTGTACTGGACGGGCAGGGGCAGGTGCTCCACGCCGAACTGGTTCCCGAGATCACGAAGGAGCCGAACTACGAAGCCGCAGCGGCGGTTCTGAAGTAG
- a CDS encoding VOC family protein, protein MDRKALAPVQVRFARSTDRMAEIERFYVQGLGMSVLGSFQDHDGYDGLMVGFPGASWHLEFTHHLRGSPGPAPSRENLLVCYYPGQDAAEAAAARLRGLGWPEVAPENPYWLGKARVVPDPDGWEVVLFFRPWQST, encoded by the coding sequence ATGGACAGGAAAGCGCTGGCGCCGGTTCAGGTTCGTTTCGCCCGTTCCACCGACCGGATGGCCGAAATCGAACGCTTCTATGTCCAGGGCCTGGGCATGTCCGTCCTCGGATCGTTCCAGGACCATGACGGCTACGACGGACTCATGGTCGGTTTCCCAGGCGCGTCCTGGCATCTCGAGTTCACCCATCACCTCCGGGGAAGCCCCGGGCCGGCGCCTTCCCGGGAGAACCTGCTCGTATGCTACTACCCCGGCCAGGATGCGGCGGAGGCGGCGGCGGCCCGGCTCAGGGGTCTGGGCTGGCCGGAGGTTGCGCCGGAGAACCCCTACTGGCTGGGAAAGGCGCGGGTGGTCCCGGATCCGGACGGCTGGGAGGTCGTCCTGTTCTTCCGCCCCTGGCAGTCCACCTGA
- a CDS encoding alpha/beta hydrolase: MTLTRLIPTPTTGRYLLEPATQAGAPFLVGFHGYAQRAEDLLADLRRIPGASRWNLVSVQALHRFYSPKTRDVVGSWMTSLDRDQAVEDNVVYVRRVVAELGGGGLVFAGFSQGAAMAWRAAARCGPCDGLIILGGDLPPDVAGAPALALPPVLLGRGEEDAFYPAAQLERDVAALEDLGAHPEVLRFPGGHEWGPGFLEAAGRFLERVRG, translated from the coding sequence ATGACCCTCACCCGCCTTATCCCCACGCCCACCACGGGCCGCTACCTGCTCGAACCCGCCACGCAGGCGGGAGCCCCGTTCCTCGTGGGTTTCCACGGCTACGCCCAGCGGGCGGAGGACCTCCTGGCCGACCTGCGGCGCATTCCCGGGGCCTCCCGCTGGAACCTGGTGTCCGTCCAGGCTCTCCACCGCTTCTACAGCCCGAAGACCCGGGACGTGGTGGGTTCGTGGATGACCAGCCTGGACCGGGACCAGGCCGTGGAGGACAACGTGGTCTACGTGCGGCGGGTCGTCGCCGAGCTGGGGGGCGGCGGGCTCGTCTTCGCGGGCTTCTCCCAGGGGGCCGCCATGGCCTGGCGCGCCGCGGCCCGGTGCGGGCCCTGCGACGGGCTCATCATCCTCGGCGGGGACCTGCCGCCGGACGTGGCGGGGGCCCCTGCCCTGGCCCTGCCGCCGGTGCTCCTGGGGCGGGGCGAGGAGGATGCCTTCTACCCCGCCGCCCAGCTGGAAAGGGACGTGGCCGCGCTCGAGGACCTGGGCGCCCATCCGGAGGTCCTCCGGTTCCCGGGCGGCCATGAATGGGGTCCCGGTTTTCTCGAGGCGGCCGGCCGGTTCCTGGAGCGGGTTCGAGGCTGA
- a CDS encoding arsenate reductase ArsC — MTRSILFLCVANSARSQMAEGIARQLLPGVRIQSAGSRPGRVNPYAVEVLAEQGIDATGHTSKNVQDIDPATVDLVVTLCAEEVCPLFLGKAERLHWPIPDPASDDPALTADDLRARFRAGRDELRSRLERLKTERFQQP, encoded by the coding sequence ATGACCCGGTCGATCCTCTTCCTCTGCGTGGCCAACAGCGCGCGCTCCCAGATGGCCGAGGGCATCGCGCGCCAGCTCCTGCCCGGGGTGCGGATCCAGAGCGCCGGAAGCCGTCCCGGCCGCGTGAACCCCTACGCCGTCGAGGTGCTCGCGGAGCAGGGCATCGACGCCACCGGCCACACCTCGAAGAACGTGCAGGACATCGACCCCGCCACCGTGGACCTGGTCGTCACCCTCTGCGCCGAGGAGGTGTGCCCGCTGTTCCTGGGCAAGGCCGAGCGGCTGCACTGGCCCATCCCCGACCCCGCCAGCGACGACCCGGCCCTGACCGCCGACGACCTGCGGGCCCGGTTCCGGGCGGGACGGGATGAGCTCCGGTCCCGGCTGGAACGCCTGAAGACCGAGCGGTTCCAGCAGCCATGA